The following coding sequences lie in one Arachis ipaensis cultivar K30076 chromosome B03, Araip1.1, whole genome shotgun sequence genomic window:
- the LOC107630081 gene encoding pentatricopeptide repeat-containing protein At2g20710, mitochondrial-like, whose amino-acid sequence MVVLTRLKSALHLLPRSSVTYATSASSTSNLLPAKRNQIAAVYVPQDLYRRIFTVTDPTLPVVTILEQWVQDGQTLTYDKLLFLIKQLRSRKRYKNALEVSFWMSDKGYSEPGSAEFSLRLDLIAKAKGIEEAESYFDSIPKYSRAAECYSSLLNCYAQVRDVDKAERIMLQMKHLGFARSTLARNSLLNLYYQTQNYDKVENLLLEMKEEGVKFDRFTYATLINTYAAKSDIEGIDKLLAQLEDDPSYSQHVDWWSVYAVAANWYGKLGLHDKAFNALKKSEKRLSYTIWNEAFPYLMTQYATIGKKEEVMRLWNIYMMDGKLLKKQYYSAVVSSFLKVDEIELAKSIFEEWESRNRYFRNFFIPNKMIAAYSRNGNMEEAEAIVNRTIMKGGKPNLWTWSWLLFGYVSQRNFARAVRCMKEAVSICEVGCKWRPLLESLAAIFQYLKFNGDMEEAEDLIRSLSSKNIISLDVHNKLMSWIKDVESNVPAIDVLGLDSHKQTGEISEPEEDRNSPDFCLSHQ is encoded by the exons ATGGTAGTACTCACTCGTCTGAAATCCGCTTTACATCTTCTTCCTCGTTCTTCCGTGACCTACGCAACCTCTGCCTCTTCCACCTCCAACCTCTTACCGGCGAAGAGGAATCAAATCGCCGCCGTTTATGTCCCGCAGGATTTGTACCGTCGGATATTCACTGTGACCGATCCAACTCTCCCGGTTGTTACGATTCTCGAGCAGTGGGTTCAGGATGGCCAAACTCTTACCTACGATAAACTGCTATTCCTTATCAAGCAACTTAGGTCACGCAAAAGATATAAAAACGCCCTCGAG GTGTCATTTTGGATGTCTGACAAAGGATACTCTGAACCTGGATCTGCAGAATTTAGTTTAAGACTGGACTTGATTGCAAAGGCTAAGGGAATAGAAGAAGCTGAATCCTATTTTGATAGCATTCCGAAATACTCAAGAGCTGCAGAATGTTACAGCTCTCTTCTTAATTGCTATGCTCAAGTTAGGGATGTGGATAAAGCTGAAAGGATCATGCTGCAGATGAAACATTTGGGTTTTGCAAGGTCTACTTTGGCGAGAAATTCTTTGCTTAACCTCTACTATCAAACACAAAACTATGACAAAGTGGAAAATTTGTTGCTTGAAATGAAAGAAGAGGGTGTTAAATTCGATAGATTTACATACGCCACCTTGATTAATACATATGCGGCCAAATCTGATATAGAAGGAATCGACAAACTTCTTGCACAGTTAGAAGATGATCCATCGTATTCCCAACATGTAGATTGGTGGAGTGTTTATGCTGTGGCAGCCAATTGGTATGGCAAACTCGGGCTTCATGATAAAGCTTTTAACGCTTTAAAGAAATCAGAGAAGCGCCTGAGTTATACAATCTGGAATGAGGCCTTTCCTTACCTTATGACTCAATATGCAACAAtagggaagaaagaagaagtgaTGAGGTTGTGGAATATTTACATGATGGATGGGAAGTTACTCAAAAAACAGTATTATTCAGCTGTAGTAAGTTCATTTCTCAAGGTGGATGAGATTGAACTTGCTAAGAGTATCTTTGAGGAGTGGGAATCTAGAAATCGGTatttcagaaatttctttattCCGAACAAGATGATAGCAGCTTACAGCAGAAACGGCAATATGGAGGAAGCTGAAGCCATTGTTAATAGGACAATCATGAAGGGAGGAAAGCCAAATTTATGGACTTGGTCATGGCTCTTGTTTGGATATGTTTCCCAAAGAAATTTTGCGAGGGCTGTTCGATGTATGAAAGAGGCAGTTTCTATCTGTGAAGTGGGGTGTAAGTGGAGGCCACTACTGGAATCCTTAGCTGCCATTTTTCAGTACTTGAAATTTAATGGAGATATGGAGGAGGCAGAGGATTTGATAAGGTCACTCAGTAGCAAGAATATTATCTCGCTTGATGTTCATAACAAGCTGATGAGTTGGATTAAGGATGTGGAGTCAAATGTGCCTGCAATTGATGTGCTGGGTTTAGATTCTCATAAACAAACAGGTGAAATTTCAGAGCCAGAGGAAGATAGAAACAGCCCTGACTTCTGCCTTAGCCATCAATAA
- the LOC107632777 gene encoding pentatricopeptide repeat-containing protein At2g20710, mitochondrial codes for MCFATQILHILRKSSQFIKRILFLAIPTHPSQHSTTCNLLAVNKEQSGVISVLRTPFFQKLPLRDLYCRIFTAPELTSSVVPIFERWIRDGGTVNYNRLLSVIRKLRSRRRYRNHRRGVVVDVGERKKQNIPKYLRTGECYSSLLNCYARDVDRAESIMEKMRALGFARSILSRNVLLNLYYQTQNYDKLENLICEMQEEGINFNSYTFGTLISAYAATSKTEGIGKLLAQLEHNRIRYWHLDWTVYAIAANCYRKQGLSDKAFNVLKKSERLISHN; via the exons ATGTGTTTTGCTACACAAATCCTCCACATTTTGCGTAAATCGTCTCAATTTATAAAACGAATTTTATTTCTCGCAATCCCTACTCATCCCTCACAACACTCCACCACCTGCAACCTCTTAGCTGTCAACAAGGAACAAAGCGGCGTCATTTCAGTCCTGAGGACACCGTTTTTCCAGAAGCTTCCTTTGCGCGACTTGTACTGTCGGATCTTTACGGCTCCTGAATTGACGTCCTCGGTGGTTCCAATCTTCGAGAGGTGGATTAGGGATGGCGGAACTGTTAACTACAACAGACTTCTATCTGTTATCAGGAAACTCAGATCACGCAGAAGATATAGAAACCACCGTCGAG GTGTCGTCGTGGATGTTGGAGAAAGG AAGAAGCAGAACATTCCAAAGTACTTAAGAACTGGAGAATGTTACAGCTCTCTTCTTAATTGCTATGCCCGGGATGTGGATAGAGCAGAAAGCATCATGGAGAAGATGAGAGCTTTGGGTTTTGCAAGGTCGATTTTGTCAAGAAATGTTTTGCTTAATCTCTACTATCAAACACAGAACTATGACAAATTGGAAAATTTGATATGTGAAATGCAAGAAGAGGGTATTAATTTCAATAGCTATACATTTGGTACCCTGATTAGTGCTTACGCTGCCACTTCTAAAACGGAGGGAATTGGCAAGCTTCTGGCACAGTTAGAACATAATCGGATTCGGTACTGGCATTTAGATTGGACTGTTTATGCTATTGCAGCCAATTGTTATAGGAAACAAGGACTCTCTGATAAAGCTTTTAATGTCTTAAAGAAATCAGAGAGGCTCATAAGTCATAACTAA